Proteins from one Malania oleifera isolate guangnan ecotype guangnan chromosome 4, ASM2987363v1, whole genome shotgun sequence genomic window:
- the LOC131153743 gene encoding uncharacterized protein LOC131153743: MFRSCNGCEGSELLLAIAIFASASVLVALCAKHARRVSRNQETSTSNSSAGAPKSPLRSPMHLLTAIGNKSLPFMHKIKGVEETEEGMAAALQEEGFGEGGLWQKAILMGEKCRPPVFSGVIYYDCCGSRISEMPRSPRASLLAKYSEGDVSV; the protein is encoded by the coding sequence ATGTTTCGTTCGTGCAACGGATGTGAGGGTTCGGAATTGCTTTTGGCAATTGCCATTTTCGCTTCGGCATCGGTCTTGGTAGCTCTATGCGCCAAACATGCTCGGCGAGTTTCGAGAAACCAAGAAACAAGCACAAGTAACTCAAGTGCTGGTGCACCCAAGTCACCCTTGAGATCACCCATGCACCTACTCACTGCCATTGGTAACAAGTCTCTGCCTTTCATGCACAAGATCAAGGGTGTGGAAGAGACTGAAGAAGGCATGGCCGCTGCCTTGCAGGAGGAAGGATTTGGGGAAGGTGGACTGTGGCAGAAGGCAATTTTGATGGGGGAGAAGTGCCGGCCGCCGGTATTTTCCGGCGTAATATACTACGATTGTTGTGGGAGTAGGATTTCTGAGATGCCGAGGTCGCCGAGGGCAAGTCTGCTTGCCAAGTATTCTGAAGGAGACGTATCAGTTTGA